A stretch of DNA from Candidatus Aegiribacteria sp.:
TCAGGTTTTCTTCTACCCTGCTCCCAGTTTTGTAGAGTGCGTACACTTACACCAATCATTAGTGCAAATTCGCTTTGAGAAACATGAAGTGTTTGCCGAATCTTCTTGATATCTGGGGGATTCATGGTGAATACTCGACTTGGAGCTTTGCGATCCGCTTTGATATCACCAGCTTCCTTAATACTGGCAACTAGCATATCAAAATCTTTGTTCTTCATGACATATTCTCCTCAATCAACTGCTTCAGTGTTTTTATCTGCTCAGTCGTCAAATCTTTGTGATCTGTCTTTTTGTATATGAAAATCATGTAAATATCATCCGGACGATCCCAGTAATAAATCAAACGCAATCCTCCTCTTTTTCCAGAGCCAGGCAAATTCCATCTGATTTTTCTTAAACCACCAGAACCCTTAATCACAGAACCAGCATCAGGTCGTAACATCAATGCCATTTGCAGGGTTCTGTAGCTTTCATCAGGAAGCAGCTTCTGAATTAACTTTGTGAATATTGCTGTCTCAATGAATTTCATAAATCTTATATACGCCATTGGCGTATAGCTGTCAAGGTCATTGTTAACAATAAAATGGATGATGGACGATTAGTAAGTAGATCTTCTGCTCGACCGCAACTCTCGTTCTGTAACCACCTGCCCTTCCCAGTTGTCACCAAGCGCTTCTATCTCATAAAGCTTATTCTTGGGAAGTTTCAGCAGGCACAGCCACTGAGTTATCCGATCTGATGAGACTCTATGTCTTTTCGCAAACTGCTTTCGAGTGAGATTATCCCGGACCATTTCGTCTTGAAGCTCTTGAGCATAAATTACTGGATTGCGATAGGTCCTCTTGGAAGGTTTCAGTTTCTTAGTACATATGAATGAAGTATTCAGGAGAATAACAGGAGTAAATTGGGTTTGTATGGTCATTGGGTCGGTGTACCAACAGTGACAAACAGTGCCACCCACCAATAAAAACGACATGGCCTCTGGGGCCGGACGTCACTTGCGGTACTTACAAAATGAAATCCGGCTCTATACAAATGATGGAGGTACTTATCCATTGTCAGGTTCATACTCCAACCTTTGACCAGCAGTAAAGGAAATCAGATTGTTCTTCTAACGGAGGTGAAGAATGAGTCTTGAATAAACCCTGAC
This window harbors:
- a CDS encoding helix-turn-helix domain-containing protein translates to MKNKDFDMLVASIKEAGDIKADRKAPSRVFTMNPPDIKKIRQTLHVSQSEFALMIGVSVRTLQNWEQGRRKPEGPAKALLRIASRNPKAVLDALHTQ